In Humulus lupulus chromosome 6, drHumLupu1.1, whole genome shotgun sequence, a single genomic region encodes these proteins:
- the LOC133782323 gene encoding 65-kDa microtubule-associated protein 1, which yields MAVTDAHNPLIGETTCGSLLQKLQEIWDEVGENDEERDKMLLQLEQDCLDVYKRKVEQAAKSRAQLLQALSDAKLELSSLLSALGDKSSVGIPDKSSGTIKEQLAAIAPALDQLWKQKEERVKDFSDVQAQIQKICGEIAGNLNLSDQVGTPCVDESDLTLKKLDEYHAQLQELQKEKSDRLQKVLEFVSTVHDLCAVLGMDFFSTVTEVHPSLNDSTGVQSKSISNDTLSRLAKTVIALKEDKKQRLQKLQDLASQLIDLWNLMDTPEEERELFDHVTCNISASVDEVTVPGALALDLIEQAEVEVDRLDQLKSSRMKEIAFKKQSELEEIFARAHVEIDPEAAREKIMAMIDSGDVEPAELLADMDNQIGKAKDESLSRKDILDKVEKWMSACEEESWLEDYNRDENRYNASRGAHLNLKRAEKARILVNKIPALVETLVAKTRAWEEDHGISFTYDGVPLLAMLDEYAMLRQEREEEKRRMRDQKKYQDLQHSEQEAIFGSKPSPARPVSAKKVVGPRANGGANGTPNRRLSLNQNGARSTTKDAKRENRLSAPVNYVSMSKEDAASHVSGTDPIPASP from the exons ATGGCAGTGACAGATGCCCACAATCCTCTTATTGGAGAAACCACTTGTGGTTCTTTACTCCAGAAACTGCAG GAAATTTGGGATGAAGTTGGAGAGAATGACGAGGAACGTGACAAGATGCTCCTTCAATTAGAGCAAGATTGCTTGGATGTGTATAAGAGGAAGGTTGAGCAGGCTGCAAAGTCAAGGGCACAGCTTCTTCAGGCATTGTCTGATGCCAAACTTGAACTTTCTAGTCTCTTATCTGCTCTTGGAGATAAGAGTTCTGTTGGAATA CCAGATAAAAGTTCAGGAACAATCAAGGAACAGCTTGCAGCTATTGCACCAGCACTTGACCAGCTATGGAAACAGAAAGAGGAGAGAGTGAAGGACTTTTCTGATGTTCAAGCACAGATCCAAAAGATTTGTGGAGAAATTGCTGGGAACCTGAACCTGAGTGACCAAGTAGGAACACCTTGTGTTGATGAGTCTGACCTAACTCTGAAGAAGTTAGATGAGTATCATGCTCAGCTTCAAGAACTTCAAAAGGAGAAG AGTGATAGGTTGCAGAAGGTGCTTGAATTTGTTAGCACTGTGCATGATTTGTGTGCTGTCCTTGGAATGGACTTCTTCAGTACCGTGACTGAGGTTCATCCAAGCTTAAATGACTCAACTGGTGTTCAGTCCAAGAGCATTAGTAACGATACCCTATCTAGGCTGGCTAAGACAGTCATAGCACTAAAAGAAGATAAGAAGCAGAGGCTTCAAAAG CTCCAAGATCTAGCTTCTCAACTTATTGATTTATGGAATCTGATGGATACTCCTGAGGAGGAAAGGGAACTATTTGACCATGTTACCTGTAACATATCAGCATCAGTTGATGAGGTGACTGTTCCCGGGGCTCTTGCGTTGGATTTGATCGAGCAG GCTGAGGTGGAAGTGGATAGGCTTGATCAGCTCAAATCGAGTAGGATGAAGGAAATTGCCTTTAAAAAGCAATCAGAACTTGAAGAGATATTTGCCCGTGCACATGTAGAAATAGATCCAGAAGCTGCTAGGGAAAAAATAATGGCAATGATTGATTCTGGGGATGTTGAGCCTGCTGAGTTGCTGGCTGACATGGACAATCAGATAGGAAAAGCAAAAGACGAATCTCTCAGTAGAAAGGACATATTGGACAAAGTTGAAAAATGGATGTCAGCCTGTGAGGAAGAAAGTTGGCTTGAAGACTACAATCgg GATGAGAACAGGTATAACGCAAGTAGAGGTGCACACCTCAATCTCAAGCGTGCAGAAAAAGCCCGGATTCTGGTTAATAAAATTCCAG CTCTTGTTGAGACATTGGTTGCCAAAACTCGTGCTTGGGAGGAGGATCATGGCATTTCATTTACTTATGATGGTGTTCCCCTCCTTGCTATGCTAGATGAATACGCCATGCTCAGGCaggaaagagaagaagagaagaggaggaTGAGA GATCAGAAGAAGTACCAAGACCTGCAGCATTCAGAACAGGAAGCCATATTTGGTTCAAAGCCTAGTCCTGCTCGACCAGTTAGTGCAAAGAAGGTGGTAGGTCCACGTGCGAATGGAGGTGCCAATGGCACACCAAACAGAAGGCTATCACTTAATCAAAACGGAGCCAGGTCCACGACTAAAGATGCAAAGAGAGAAAATAGGCTTAGTGCTCCTGTGAACTATGTGTCGATGTCAAAAGAAGATGCTGCCTCCCATGTTTCAGGCACTGACCCTATTCCGGcttctccataa